From a single Cydia amplana chromosome 10, ilCydAmpl1.1, whole genome shotgun sequence genomic region:
- the LOC134651579 gene encoding uncharacterized protein LOC134651579 has translation MADLPPDRVRSLRPFQGVGTDFAGPFNIKTSTLRNARVEKCYLCIFVCLVTKAVHLEVVSGLSIEAFVDCFTRFVSRRGLPSLVRSDCGTNYTGTDKYLKDIYVYLRNHNTEISRELAKSEITWLFNPPSSPNMGGLFEAAVKTAKTLMRRVLGEQNLTFEQLSTFFTRAEAVMNSRPLTPLSSDPNDFEVLTPGHFLITEPLTALPEYDFEETNIGRLNRFQLLQRLSQHFWSRWRNEYLHTLQLRHKWTDSTDSVKIGDLVLIKEDNYPPLQWRRGRITKLLPGNDNVIRIVELRTQKGTLMRPVAKLARLPLDA, from the coding sequence ATGGCAGATTTACCACCAGATCGTGTTAGGTCTTTGCGTCCATTTCAAGGTGTAGGCACGGACTTTGCAGGACCTTTTAACATTAAGACCAGCACTTTAAGAAATGCTCGAGTAGAAAAATGTTATCTTTGCATATTTGTCTGTTTGGTTACAAAAGCTGTACACTTAGAAGTAGTTTCTGGACTTTCCATAGAAGCTTTTGTAGACTGCTTTACACGCTTTGTCTCGAGACGCGGATTACCATCTCTCGTTAGATCCGATTGTGGCACAAACTACACTGGCACTGATAAATATTTGAAGGACATTTATGTGTACCTGCGGAATCATAATACAGAGATTAGTCGGGAACTTGCTAAATCTGAAATAACATGGTTATTCAACCCTCCGAGTAGTCCTAATATGGGAGGTCTATTTGAGGCAGCAGTAAAAACAGCTAAAACACTTATGCGTAGAGTTCTCGGCGAACAAAATCTGACTTTCGAACAGCTTAGTACTTTTTTCACCCGTGCAGAAGCAGTTATGAATTCTAGACCTTTGACGCCCTTAAGTTCGGATCCGAATGATTTTGAAGTCCTTACCCCCGGACATTTTTTAATAACTGAACCTTTGACGGCCTTACCTGAGTATGACTTTGAGGAGACAAATATCGGTCGACTTAATCGTTTTCAATTGTTACAACGCCTCTCGCAACACTTCTGGTCACGCTGGCGTAACGAATACCTACACACCCTTCAGTTAAGGCATAAATGGACGGATTCGACAGATTCGGTTAAAATCGGAGACCTAGTCCTTATTAAGGAAGATAACTATCCTCCCTTGCAATGGAGACGCGGACGAATAACTAAGTTACTACCGGGCAATGATAACGTAATACGAATTGTAGAACTTCGTACTCAAAAGGGGACTCTAATGAGGCCCGTTGCTAAATTAGCTAGACTTCCTCTTGATGCTTAA